The bacterium genome includes the window TCGGCGGCCAAACCCGCCGTCGTGGGGGCTTCCCGCCCGCCTTGGCGTCGGGCGGGCTGGAAGCCCGCACTACCCCACAGCGCACCTGGGGCCGCGCAACCTCGCTGACAACCGGGGGGGGCCAGGCCTGAGCCAGCCTTGACGCCACCCCCCTGCTTCGACTAAAATCCCATCGTTAGCAGCGCGTTAACATCATGCGCGATTGAGTGTATTCGCGCGCTGTCATTCGTACATGTGTTCGCACCTTCCACTACAGCAATCCAATCAGGCAGCCACCACCCTTGAAAGCGGAAATCGTCTCAGTTGGCACCGAGCTTCTGCTGGGCGAGATCGTTGATACCAATGCCTCAACTCTGTCGCAGAAACTGGCGGAACTGGGGATTGACGTCCACTACCGGCACACGGTGGGGGACAATCACACTCGCCTGACGGAAGTCATAGCGACTGCCCTTGGCCGGGCGGATATTGTCATACTCACGGGTGGCCTCGGCCCCACCGAGGACGACCTCACCCGTGAGGCTATTGCGGCGGCCACCGGGCAGCCTCTGGTTCGTGTCCCCGAGTCCGAGCAGCGTCTCCGCGAGTTCTTCGCCGCGCGGAACCGCCCCCTCGCCGACAGCAACCTCAAGCAGGCTGACGCCCCCGTGGGCGCCGTCCACCTCGAGAACGTGTGCGGCACCGCGCCCGGCATCTTCATGCGCTGGCAGGGCCGGCTGATCTTCGCGGCGCCCGGTCCCCCGACCGAGATGCGCGAGATGGCTCAGCGCAGCATCCTGCCGATCCTGCGGCAGGAACTCGGCGGCGCCCAGCAACTCTTCACGCGGTCGCTGCAGCTCATGGATATCGGCGAGTCGCAGGTCGCCGACATCCTCGGGGACATCATCTCCGCCCAGACCGACCCCACGCTGGCCCTGTACGCCGCCCCGGCCAATGTGCGTATCCGCATGGCCACCAAGGCGCCCGATGAGGCCTCGGCCGAGGCGAAGTTCGCCCCCGTCGAGGCCCGGATCCGCGAGCTGCTCGGCAACCATGTCTTTGGCCTCGACAGCCAGACCATGGCCGAGGTCGTCGAGCAACTCCTGCGCGAGCGCGGGCAGACACTGGCGGTGGCCGAGAGCTGCACGGGCGGCCTGCTGGCCAGCCGCATCACAGACATCTCCGGCGCCTCCGATGTCTTCCTCGCGGGCGTCGTGTCCTACGCCAATGAGGCGAAGACCAGCCTCCTCGGGGTGCCGGCGGAGATCATCGCGGAGCACGGGGCGGTCAGCGAGGAGTGCGCCCGGGCCATGGCGGAAGGCGTACGCCGCGTAGCCGGGGCCGACTATGGCCTGGCCACGACGGGCATCGCCGGGCCGACCGGCGGCACGGACGACAAGCCGGTGGGGCTGGTGTACATGGCCCTGGCCGACGAGCGTGGAACGATTGTGCAGAAGCAGTTCTGGCCGGGCACGCGCGAGCAGTTCAAGCAGCGCGTGTCGCAGATGGTGCTGGGCATGTTGCGCAAGAGGATACTGGGGGTCGAGTAAGGCGAGGCGGTCATGGACCGGAAGCCTGACGACATCCTGCGGCTCTTCTTCGGAGTGCTGTTG containing:
- a CDS encoding competence/damage-inducible protein A — its product is MKAEIVSVGTELLLGEIVDTNASTLSQKLAELGIDVHYRHTVGDNHTRLTEVIATALGRADIVILTGGLGPTEDDLTREAIAAATGQPLVRVPESEQRLREFFAARNRPLADSNLKQADAPVGAVHLENVCGTAPGIFMRWQGRLIFAAPGPPTEMREMAQRSILPILRQELGGAQQLFTRSLQLMDIGESQVADILGDIISAQTDPTLALYAAPANVRIRMATKAPDEASAEAKFAPVEARIRELLGNHVFGLDSQTMAEVVEQLLRERGQTLAVAESCTGGLLASRITDISGASDVFLAGVVSYANEAKTSLLGVPAEIIAEHGAVSEECARAMAEGVRRVAGADYGLATTGIAGPTGGTDDKPVGLVYMALADERGTIVQKQFWPGTREQFKQRVSQMVLGMLRKRILGVE